The genomic window TTGACTTTTCAGGACATAATAGTAGGACAGAATTATTTGAGATTTTGGACAAGGTGAAAGGAGACCCTCAAGTAATGACTGTTCATGGTGATAACCTATCATGCACCAAATTTGCAGAAGAAATTGTTGAAAAGTATGGTTATAAGGCACATGCTCCAGATGCCGGTGAGATAACCACCGTTTAACTAAGAAAAGAATACAAATTGCATATAACAGTAATCCTCCATAAAATTTTCTAGTAATTGAATAGCCGATATACTCTCAATATTAATTCAACCATTAATAGTGGACAATCCTTTCTTTGGGAAAAAAGAGATAAATCATGGTATGGAATATATGAAGAATCGATATTAAAAATAACCGAATATGAAAACAATGGTGAAAAAACATATGAATACGATTCTTTTCCTAAAATAGAGAACTGGCAACAACACGTTTTTAGATTCGATGACCAATACGATCAGATTATGAATGAAATTTCTGGGAAGGACATAATAATAGACAATGTAACGAAAAAATATCCGGGATTACGAATCATGAGGCAAAGACCAATTCAATGTATAATATCATTTCTATGTTCTAGTAACAATAATATTCCAAGAATTCGACTGATATTGAGAAATCTCTCCAAGAAATTTGGAAAAAAAGTGGAATGGGATGGTAATGAATTTTATACATTTCCAAGTCTCAGAACGCTGCACACTACTTCTGGACCAGAACTCTTACTTTGTGGATTGGGATATAGATCAGAATTTGTAATAAAAACAGTAAAAGAAATTGTAAAACAGGAAACTGATATGGTAAAATTAGCAGAAATGGATTACGATAAAGCAAAACAAGAAATATTAAAGTTAAGTGGAGTTGGAGACAAAATAGCAGATTGTATATTATTATTTTCTTTAAACAAGTTAGAAGCATTTCCAATTGACACTTGGATTATAAAATTTTTCCAGAAAAAATTGAATCAAATCTTAGACGAAGATATGAAAATAAAGGAAAAGATTACTCCCAACCAATATAGAGTGCTATCAAAAAAAATTAGAGAACACTATGGAAGATATTC from Candidatus Nitrosocosmicus arcticus includes these protein-coding regions:
- a CDS encoding DNA glycosylase; translation: MNSRYTLNINSTINSGQSFLWEKRDKSWYGIYEESILKITEYENNGEKTYEYDSFPKIENWQQHVFRFDDQYDQIMNEISGKDIIIDNVTKKYPGLRIMRQRPIQCIISFLCSSNNNIPRIRLILRNLSKKFGKKVEWDGNEFYTFPSLRTLHTTSGPELLLCGLGYRSEFVIKTVKEIVKQETDMVKLAEMDYDKAKQEILKLSGVGDKIADCILLFSLNKLEAFPIDTWIIKFFQKKLNQILDEDMKIKEKITPNQYRVLSKKIREHYGRYSGYAQQYLYYSIREEYGRKW